One genomic region from Shewanella aestuarii encodes:
- the lrp gene encoding leucine-responsive transcriptional regulator Lrp — translation MANNKNYSVKDLDRIDRNILNELQSDGRISNVELSKRVGLSPTPCLERVKRLEKQGFINGYAALVNPHYLGASLLVFVEITLNRDTPDIFDRFNRAVQLLDDIQECHLVSGDFDYLLKTRVSDMSAYRRLLGETLLKLPSVSDTRTYVVMEEVKQTNKVALNLISES, via the coding sequence ATGGCAAATAATAAGAACTATTCAGTTAAAGATTTAGACCGTATTGACCGTAACATTTTGAACGAACTCCAATCGGATGGTCGTATCTCTAATGTTGAATTGTCAAAGCGTGTTGGTCTTAGCCCTACACCTTGTTTAGAGAGAGTTAAACGACTCGAGAAACAAGGTTTTATCAATGGTTATGCTGCATTGGTCAACCCACATTACCTTGGTGCATCACTGTTAGTGTTTGTTGAAATCACCTTAAATCGTGATACTCCAGATATTTTCGATCGCTTCAATCGTGCTGTTCAGCTACTTGATGATATTCAAGAATGTCATTTAGTATCTGGTGATTTTGACTATTTGTTAAAAACCCGCGTGTCGGATATGTCTGCATATCGTCGTTTACTGGGTGAAACCTTGTTAAAATTACCCTCAGTTTCTGATACCCGTACATACGTGGTGATGGAAGAAGTTAAGCAAACTAATAAAGTCGCACTTAACCTTATTTCTGAGTCGTAA